A window of Paenibacillus sp. 19GGS1-52 contains these coding sequences:
- a CDS encoding PaaX family transcriptional regulator C-terminal domain-containing protein: MLSLEKQILFLISSTEGIEVKRLVEIYEARGVDHQVIRNALLRMKKEGYLCSKERSKYEITAQGLDFITTINQKPILIGKPWDGKWLTVMFEVPESERKKRDSLRSDLLQLGFGALYKSVYVSPWDYVEEVLRFAKQYDLENRLTLLKGSFIPQEQPQFLVKKLWPLDDLNEVYGSKIKWFRSEFSSEIEPLIRAPSDGLALFVRFLELGELLADLTLKDPMLPEELLDKNWLGKACIQEMQQCLRQLANAIPLQSPYRSFVDSFL; this comes from the coding sequence TTGTTATCGCTAGAAAAGCAAATTCTATTTCTGATCTCGTCTACGGAAGGTATCGAAGTCAAGCGGCTTGTCGAGATTTATGAAGCACGGGGAGTGGACCACCAAGTCATTCGAAATGCACTTCTCCGTATGAAAAAGGAAGGGTACCTATGTTCGAAGGAACGCTCGAAATACGAAATTACGGCTCAGGGCCTAGATTTTATAACGACAATAAATCAAAAGCCGATACTGATTGGAAAACCTTGGGACGGAAAATGGTTAACGGTTATGTTCGAGGTGCCTGAATCAGAGCGCAAAAAGCGGGATTCTTTGCGGAGCGATTTGCTGCAGCTGGGATTCGGGGCGTTGTACAAGAGTGTATATGTTTCCCCATGGGATTATGTTGAAGAGGTTCTACGTTTTGCTAAACAATATGACTTAGAGAATCGTTTGACCTTACTAAAGGGATCATTCATTCCACAAGAGCAACCACAGTTTTTGGTTAAGAAACTTTGGCCTTTGGATGACTTAAATGAAGTCTATGGATCCAAAATTAAATGGTTTCGTTCCGAGTTCTCTTCAGAAATTGAGCCATTAATACGTGCACCTTCTGATGGTCTTGCCTTGTTTGTCCGCTTTTTAGAACTGGGCGAACTGTTAGCGGATTTAACTCTCAAAGATCCTATGCTTCCTGAGGAGCTTCTGGATAAGAATTGGCTGGGAAAAGCGTGCATCCAAGAGATGCAACAATGTCTGCGACAGCTGGCGAATGCCATTCCTTTACAATCTCCGTATCGATCATTCGTTGACAGTTTTCTATAA
- a CDS encoding SAM-dependent methyltransferase, whose amino-acid sequence MIDMKPMAYVKNSRETTEDDYWGEIISSIELTDGYTEQSLWGIEDFSHVEVIFYFDKVKDGKIEIDARHPRNNKEYPKVGIFAQRGKNRPNKIGLTTVELIKREGKKIYVKGLDAINGTPVLDLKPVMKEFTPHGEIKQPVWVSDLMKNYWG is encoded by the coding sequence ATGATTGACATGAAACCAATGGCTTATGTCAAAAACAGTAGAGAAACAACAGAAGATGATTATTGGGGTGAAATTATATCCTCTATTGAGCTTACAGATGGATATACTGAACAAAGTCTTTGGGGCATTGAGGATTTCTCACATGTGGAAGTCATCTTTTACTTTGACAAAGTAAAAGATGGAAAAATTGAAATTGATGCAAGACACCCACGAAATAACAAAGAGTATCCGAAGGTAGGAATCTTCGCCCAACGCGGTAAGAATAGACCCAACAAAATCGGACTAACTACAGTAGAATTAATAAAGCGTGAGGGCAAAAAGATTTATGTTAAAGGTCTTGATGCCATAAATGGGACACCAGTACTAGATTTAAAACCTGTAATGAAGGAATTTACTCCTCACGGGGAGATTAAACAACCGGTCTGGGTCTCAGACCTCATGAAAAATTACTGGGGGTAA
- a CDS encoding VOC family protein produces the protein MSVIGPDFISLQVSNLEGSAEFYQNYLGLVRSQAGPPHAVVFETKPIAFALRDLMPGIELGSGTQPGLGVALWLHAPDTQEIHDKLIAAGLKITSAPIDGPFGRTFTFADPDGYLVTLHSKA, from the coding sequence ATGTCAGTAATTGGACCCGACTTCATTTCACTTCAAGTGAGCAATCTTGAAGGCTCTGCGGAATTCTATCAGAACTATCTAGGACTGGTCCGCTCACAGGCGGGACCACCTCATGCTGTAGTCTTTGAAACAAAGCCTATCGCATTTGCTCTTCGTGACCTAATGCCTGGAATAGAACTCGGTTCAGGTACTCAACCTGGACTTGGTGTCGCTCTGTGGCTTCATGCCCCTGATACGCAAGAAATCCACGACAAGCTTATTGCAGCAGGCCTAAAGATTACATCCGCACCAATAGATGGACCATTCGGGCGAACCTTTACATTTGCCGACCCAGACGGTTACCTGGTTACTCTTCACAGTAAAGCCTAA
- a CDS encoding ATP-binding cassette domain-containing protein — MIKVDNLSFSFPQKELYKNISFTLEEAQHCAFIGTSGSGKSTLIDILMDPERYLFDGRLEMDPTCKIGYVSQFSQPDKTKEITVFEYIGEEFIKIQHEIQLICTEMETSSDIDSLLEQYQLALDAFDSMDGDDFESNINKKLNLANLMKRKDVRVSDLSGGEFKLVQVMKEMLRSPDLMIMDEPDVFLDFENLNSLKNLINSHKGILLVVTHNRYLLNHCFNKIIHLENMELQEFDGRYIDYNFSLLQTKIESQELAIAEHEEIERNEIVITNLRAIATYNSEASRGRALKARVKFQERLETRRIKAPFVDIKQPDISFGIDQEMEDSIVLKVNNYSVAFDELLLENVNFEIKSTDKVALIGANGTGKTTLLREIFKNNHDSIEINADAKVAYLSQLQGEMLKDSNTILEEFIEAGFATYEEIRSYISNYGFEGEILDQKIELLSGGEKNMLQLAKVSASKANVLLLDEPTSHLDTYTQIALEKAIQDYKGAILMISHDFYSVVNGMDYVLIIDDKTIRKMSIRKFRKMIYASHFDRDYLETEQKKKAVETQIELALKDTDFVLAKVLLDELEELIKLL; from the coding sequence ATGATAAAAGTTGATAACTTATCCTTCTCATTTCCGCAAAAAGAACTATATAAAAACATTTCATTTACGCTTGAAGAGGCACAACATTGCGCTTTTATAGGCACAAGTGGCAGTGGGAAAAGTACGCTGATTGATATACTGATGGATCCAGAACGATATTTGTTTGATGGCAGGTTAGAGATGGACCCCACTTGCAAAATTGGGTATGTAAGTCAGTTCTCACAGCCAGACAAAACTAAAGAAATAACTGTTTTCGAATATATTGGAGAAGAATTTATTAAGATTCAACATGAAATACAACTGATTTGCACCGAAATGGAAACATCATCAGATATTGATTCGTTACTTGAACAGTATCAATTAGCTTTAGATGCATTTGATTCAATGGATGGCGATGATTTTGAAAGCAACATTAATAAGAAACTAAATCTAGCAAACCTCATGAAGCGAAAAGATGTTAGGGTATCCGACCTGAGTGGTGGGGAATTCAAACTTGTTCAAGTGATGAAGGAAATGCTTAGAAGTCCTGACTTAATGATTATGGACGAACCAGATGTATTTCTAGACTTTGAAAACCTGAACTCGCTTAAAAATCTTATTAATTCGCACAAAGGAATACTGCTAGTTGTTACGCACAACCGATATTTATTGAATCATTGTTTCAACAAAATTATACACCTTGAAAATATGGAGCTCCAAGAGTTTGATGGGCGATATATTGATTATAACTTCTCATTACTTCAGACTAAAATTGAATCACAAGAACTTGCAATCGCTGAACATGAAGAAATTGAGAGAAACGAGATCGTAATCACTAATCTTAGAGCGATCGCAACTTATAATTCAGAAGCCTCTAGAGGGAGAGCATTAAAAGCTAGAGTTAAATTTCAAGAAAGATTGGAAACGCGTAGAATTAAAGCGCCATTCGTAGATATTAAACAACCGGATATCAGTTTTGGCATTGATCAAGAAATGGAAGACAGCATTGTTTTAAAGGTCAATAATTATAGTGTGGCCTTTGATGAGTTGCTGTTAGAAAATGTTAACTTTGAGATAAAATCTACGGATAAAGTAGCCCTTATCGGTGCAAACGGTACCGGGAAGACGACTTTACTTCGAGAAATTTTTAAAAATAATCATGATTCCATTGAAATCAATGCTGATGCTAAAGTGGCTTATTTATCTCAGCTTCAAGGCGAAATGTTAAAGGATTCTAATACAATACTAGAAGAATTTATTGAAGCTGGGTTTGCAACTTATGAAGAGATTAGATCATATATTTCAAACTATGGCTTTGAAGGAGAAATCCTTGATCAAAAGATAGAATTGCTATCAGGCGGAGAAAAAAACATGCTTCAATTGGCTAAAGTTTCTGCCAGTAAAGCAAACGTATTGCTTCTTGATGAACCGACAAGCCATTTAGACACCTATACACAAATAGCACTGGAGAAAGCCATCCAAGACTATAAAGGTGCGATCCTCATGATTTCTCATGATTTCTATTCTGTGGTCAATGGTATGGATTATGTATTAATCATTGACGATAAGACAATTAGAAAAATGAGTATACGAAAATTTAGAAAGATGATTTATGCAAGTCATTTTGACAGAGACTATTTAGAGACGGAACAAAAGAAAAAAGCAGTTGAAACGCAAATAGAATTGGCTTTAAAAGATACGGATTTTGTACTTGCAAAAGTATTGCTTGATGAGCTGGAAGAGCTGATTAAGTTGCTTTAA
- a CDS encoding isochorismatase family cysteine hydrolase, with product MKIEAIPYHWPYDGVIDPRKTALMIIDMQIDFCGNGGYVEQMGYDLSLTSQAIAPIRKLLAHVRQIEGFTVIHTREGHKPDLSDLPANKKWRSKQVGAEIGSLGPAGRILVRGEPGWGIIEELTPLETEPVIDKPGKGSFYATDLDLILKNRGITHLILTGITTDVCVHTTMREANDRGYECLILEDCTGATDKGNHLAALKMVTMQGGVFGSVSNSIHVMKALQQFQELPIKLTEE from the coding sequence ATGAAAATTGAAGCTATTCCCTATCATTGGCCCTACGATGGTGTTATTGATCCTCGAAAGACAGCACTCATGATTATTGATATGCAGATTGATTTTTGTGGAAATGGTGGGTATGTCGAACAAATGGGTTATGATCTGTCGTTAACTTCTCAAGCGATTGCACCCATAAGAAAACTTTTAGCGCATGTTCGACAGATTGAGGGCTTTACGGTCATCCATACTAGAGAAGGGCATAAACCGGATCTTTCGGACTTGCCTGCGAATAAGAAATGGCGTAGTAAGCAAGTCGGGGCAGAAATCGGTTCCTTGGGCCCTGCGGGTCGGATTCTTGTGAGAGGTGAGCCCGGTTGGGGGATTATTGAAGAACTAACGCCGCTTGAAACAGAGCCTGTTATTGATAAGCCGGGTAAAGGCAGCTTTTATGCTACCGATTTGGATTTGATTCTAAAGAATAGAGGAATTACACATTTAATTCTAACGGGAATTACAACTGACGTATGCGTGCATACCACCATGCGGGAGGCGAACGACAGAGGATATGAATGTTTAATTCTCGAGGATTGCACGGGTGCTACAGATAAGGGTAACCATTTGGCCGCTTTAAAGATGGTGACAATGCAAGGTGGAGTCTTCGGAAGTGTCAGCAACTCCATCCATGTGATGAAGGCTTTACAACAGTTTCAGGAATTACCAATAAAATTAACGGAGGAATGA